One stretch of Chryseobacterium indologenes DNA includes these proteins:
- a CDS encoding CitMHS family transporter: protein MLTLLGFLMIIIFMVLIMNKKMTPLTALVIIPVAIAFVAGFGPNLGEMMKNGVKEIALTGVMLIFAILYFSLMIDTGLFEPLVNLILKAVGDNPVKTTIGTAILTTLVSLDGDGSSTYIIVVAAMLPLYKKQGMNPLTLTCIIMLAGGIMNILPWGGPTARVMSSLKLGHTEIFVPMIPIMALGILWVIFVAYILGKKEKKRIAKFGKHTQYSTSDISGEADPKLLRPKLIWINLFLTLILLIVMILDIVPLGIAFMIAFCIASVINYPKLKDQQKIISKHAGNALSVAGMIFGAGIFTGILNGTGIMQAMGNSMIEVVPKSWGSYLNIITAIFSVPLTFFLTNDAYYFGILPIIEATGHQLDIAPEILGRASLVGQASHLLSPLVPSTYLLVSLAGVEYSDHLKYTLKWAIGSSIIMLLGALLFGTI from the coding sequence ATGCTTACACTCCTTGGATTTCTGATGATCATCATTTTTATGGTGCTTATCATGAATAAAAAAATGACTCCTCTTACAGCTCTTGTTATCATTCCTGTCGCCATAGCATTTGTAGCAGGTTTTGGGCCTAATTTGGGAGAAATGATGAAAAACGGAGTCAAAGAAATTGCCCTTACTGGCGTTATGCTCATTTTTGCCATTCTTTATTTCAGCTTAATGATAGACACCGGACTTTTTGAGCCCTTAGTGAATCTTATTTTAAAAGCTGTTGGCGACAACCCTGTAAAAACGACCATTGGAACGGCTATTCTCACCACATTGGTTTCTCTTGACGGTGATGGTTCTTCTACTTATATCATTGTTGTAGCAGCCATGCTTCCTTTATATAAAAAGCAGGGAATGAATCCTCTTACGCTAACCTGTATCATTATGCTAGCGGGCGGAATTATGAACATTCTACCTTGGGGAGGACCTACTGCACGCGTAATGAGCTCTTTGAAACTGGGACACACCGAAATTTTTGTTCCCATGATTCCTATTATGGCTTTGGGGATTCTGTGGGTAATCTTCGTTGCTTATATTTTAGGAAAAAAGGAGAAAAAACGTATAGCAAAATTTGGAAAACACACTCAATATAGTACGAGCGACATTAGTGGAGAGGCTGATCCTAAATTGCTTCGTCCAAAGCTGATCTGGATCAACCTTTTCCTGACGCTCATCTTGTTGATTGTTATGATATTGGATATTGTTCCCCTCGGAATTGCTTTTATGATCGCATTTTGTATTGCATCGGTTATCAATTATCCTAAACTGAAAGATCAGCAAAAAATCATTTCAAAACATGCAGGAAATGCTCTGTCTGTAGCAGGAATGATCTTTGGTGCAGGAATTTTCACAGGAATTCTCAACGGAACAGGAATTATGCAGGCAATGGGAAACAGTATGATAGAAGTGGTTCCTAAAAGCTGGGGCAGCTATCTTAATATTATTACTGCTATTTTCAGTGTTCCATTGACTTTCTTCCTTACCAATGATGCTTATTATTTCGGAATATTACCTATCATTGAGGCTACGGGCCATCAATTGGATATTGCTCCTGAAATATTGGGTAGAGCCAGCCTTGTGGGACAGGCTTCACATTTACTGAGTCCGCTTGTTCCTTCTACCTATCTATTGGTATCATTAGCTGGTGTGGAGTATTCGGATCATTTGAAATATACCTTAAAATGGGCCATCGGATCATCCATCATCATGCTTTTAGGAGCGTTGCTTTTCGGAACCATATAA